A single window of Pseudomonas benzenivorans DNA harbors:
- a CDS encoding O-acetyl-ADP-ribose deacetylase, giving the protein MPAKLSAIRADIATLSLDAIVNAANSALAGGGGVDGAIHRAAGPELAQACRQLGGCPTGEARLTEGYNLRARYIIHTVGPVWKGGNCGEPQLLAACYRNALSLAAAHDVRRLAFPSIGTGVYGYPLDLAAKTAVNTVRETLRDFDGIEEVIFCCFSAGDLQVYQRLLG; this is encoded by the coding sequence ATGCCAGCCAAACTCAGCGCCATACGTGCCGATATCGCCACCTTGTCCTTGGACGCCATCGTCAATGCCGCGAACAGTGCCTTGGCCGGAGGGGGCGGGGTCGATGGGGCCATTCATCGCGCAGCCGGGCCGGAACTGGCGCAGGCCTGCCGCCAGCTAGGTGGCTGCCCGACGGGCGAGGCCAGGCTGACCGAGGGCTACAACCTGCGCGCCCGCTACATCATTCATACCGTCGGTCCGGTCTGGAAGGGTGGTAATTGCGGTGAGCCGCAGTTGCTGGCGGCCTGCTATCGAAACGCTTTAAGCCTCGCCGCCGCCCACGACGTTCGACGGTTGGCGTTTCCGAGCATCGGCACGGGGGTTTATGGCTACCCGCTCGACCTGGCGGCGAAGACGGCCGTCAATACGGTTCGCGAAACACTTAGGGACTTCGATGGGATCGAGGAAGTGATCTTCTGCTGTTTCTCGGCTGGCGACCTGCAGGTCTACCAGCGTCTGCTCGGCTGA
- a CDS encoding magnesium transporter — MNRHYYISEDLDDLETVESELEANGISTEQIHVLSEKDADVEHHHLHDVPSFMKQDVVHSGEIGAAIGAVLAAVVLGGAYLLGWTESAAGWVPFIFLAIVLFGFCTWEGGFFGIQVPNAHFRHFRQKLKEGKHVFFVDVEPEQESILDRVVQHHPALVDAGTGAASPHWIVAWQQKWHQFKRTI; from the coding sequence ATGAATCGACACTATTACATCAGTGAAGATCTGGACGATCTTGAAACCGTTGAAAGCGAGTTGGAAGCCAACGGCATCAGCACGGAACAAATTCATGTGCTCAGTGAGAAAGATGCCGACGTGGAACATCATCACCTGCACGACGTCCCCTCCTTCATGAAACAGGACGTGGTCCACTCCGGCGAAATCGGCGCGGCGATCGGTGCGGTACTGGCCGCCGTGGTACTCGGCGGGGCCTACCTGCTGGGCTGGACCGAGTCGGCAGCCGGCTGGGTGCCCTTCATCTTCCTGGCCATCGTCCTGTTCGGCTTCTGCACCTGGGAGGGCGGCTTCTTCGGCATCCAGGTACCGAACGCCCACTTCCGCCACTTCCGCCAGAAGCTCAAAGAAGGCAAGCACGTGTTTTTCGTCGATGTCGAGCCGGAACAAGAGTCCATCCTGGATCGGGTCGTGCAGCACCACCCGGCTCTGGTGGATGCCGGCACCGGCGCCGCCTCGCCGCACTGGATAGTGGCCTGGCAACAGAAGTGGCATCAGTTCAAGCGCACCATCTGA
- a CDS encoding cytochrome C oxidase subunit IV family protein, with protein sequence MAHAQGQQHPISLYLKIWGLLFVLSTLSYLVDYFHFVGYLRWSLIIIFMLLKAGLIVAIFMHMAWERLAMVYAILVPPLCLLVLVGLMAAEADYILLSREFFFGH encoded by the coding sequence ATGGCACATGCACAGGGCCAGCAACATCCGATCAGCCTGTACCTGAAAATATGGGGGCTGTTGTTCGTCCTCAGCACGCTTTCCTATCTGGTCGACTACTTCCACTTCGTCGGCTATCTGCGCTGGTCGCTGATCATCATCTTCATGCTGCTCAAGGCAGGGTTGATAGTCGCCATCTTCATGCACATGGCCTGGGAGCGGCTCGCCATGGTCTATGCCATCCTGGTGCCGCCGCTGTGCCTGCTGGTGTTGGTCGGGCTGATGGCGGCCGAAGCGGATTACATCTTGCTGAGCCGGGAGTTCTTCTTCGGCCACTAG
- a CDS encoding heme-copper oxidase subunit III family protein: protein MAADRPSSEAPSSTPLNPAEAVAPGWRGIARDWSSDKDAFKQVSWGKAMMWIFLLSDTFIFTCFLTGYMSVRISSTEPWPYASEVFALTIAGAEIPLILIAIMTFVLITSSGTMAMAVNFAYRRDRVRTAALMLATAAFGLTFVGMQAFEWSKLISEGVRPWGNPMGAAQFGASFFMITGFHGLHVSIGVLYLLIVALKVLRGDYERSGNYQIVEIAGLYWHFVDLVWVFIFAFFYLW, encoded by the coding sequence ATGGCTGCCGATCGACCCTCATCCGAAGCGCCTAGCAGCACCCCCCTGAACCCCGCCGAAGCCGTGGCGCCGGGCTGGCGCGGCATCGCCCGCGACTGGTCGTCGGACAAGGATGCCTTCAAGCAGGTGTCCTGGGGCAAGGCGATGATGTGGATATTCCTGCTCAGCGATACCTTCATCTTCACCTGCTTCCTGACCGGCTACATGTCGGTACGCATCAGCAGCACCGAGCCCTGGCCCTACGCCAGCGAGGTGTTTGCCCTGACCATCGCCGGGGCCGAGATCCCGCTGATCCTGATCGCCATCATGACCTTCGTGTTGATCACCAGCAGCGGCACCATGGCCATGGCGGTGAACTTCGCCTATCGCCGCGATCGCGTCAGGACGGCCGCCCTGATGCTGGCCACCGCCGCCTTCGGCCTGACCTTTGTCGGCATGCAGGCCTTCGAGTGGAGCAAGCTGATCTCCGAGGGCGTCAGGCCCTGGGGTAACCCCATGGGCGCGGCGCAGTTCGGTGCGAGTTTCTTCATGATCACCGGTTTTCACGGGCTGCACGTGTCTATCGGGGTGCTCTACCTTCTCATCGTCGCGCTCAAGGTGTTGCGCGGGGACTACGAGCGATCCGGCAACTACCAGATCGTCGAGATCGCCGGGCTCTACTGGCACTTCGTCGACCTGGTGTGGGTGTTCATCTTTGCCTTTTTCTATCTCTGGTGA
- a CDS encoding cytochrome c oxidase subunit 3, with product MNKLLLRDAAGAEPGGSWSHEPGGLTAPGMERARTVRVGLRLFLVVVSSLFLLFLVAFIVRSQVADWQPLTEPLAPLAHPWQLWLNSALLVAASVALQWARIAVRQGPSAAATLAFALGGGFALAFLLGQLWLWRQFVAWGYGVAGNPANSFFFLLTGLHGLHLLGGLVAWGRTLGKLLRPAPAAQLRASVELCAIYWHYLLGLWLLLFALLTSTPETYRAIAAFCGLR from the coding sequence ATGAACAAGTTGCTGTTGCGCGATGCTGCCGGTGCCGAGCCGGGCGGTAGCTGGAGCCATGAACCGGGCGGACTGACGGCTCCCGGCATGGAGCGTGCGCGTACTGTCCGGGTCGGGTTGCGGCTGTTCCTGGTGGTGGTGAGCTCACTGTTCCTGCTGTTTCTGGTCGCCTTTATCGTCCGCTCCCAGGTCGCTGACTGGCAGCCCCTGACAGAGCCGTTGGCACCTTTGGCCCACCCCTGGCAGCTGTGGCTGAACTCGGCGCTGCTGGTCGCCGCCAGCGTCGCTCTGCAATGGGCGCGGATAGCGGTTCGGCAGGGGCCGTCCGCTGCGGCGACGCTGGCCTTCGCCCTGGGCGGTGGCTTCGCCCTGGCCTTCCTGCTCGGACAGCTGTGGCTGTGGCGGCAGTTTGTCGCCTGGGGCTATGGCGTCGCCGGCAATCCGGCCAACAGCTTCTTCTTCTTGCTGACCGGGTTGCACGGCCTGCACCTGCTGGGCGGGCTGGTGGCCTGGGGCCGCACCCTGGGCAAGCTGCTGCGCCCGGCACCGGCGGCGCAGCTGCGCGCCAGCGTGGAGCTGTGCGCCATCTATTGGCATTACCTGCTGGGGCTCTGGCTGCTGCTGTTCGCCTTGCTGACCAGTACGCCGGAAACCTATCGGGCCATCGCCGCGTTCTGCGGCCTGAGGTGA
- the ctaD gene encoding cytochrome c oxidase subunit I has product MAYAEQAESALLHEPRSFLTRYIWSQDHKVIAIQYSLTAIFVGLIALVLSGLMRMQIGFPGSLEFMDASAYYQAMTMHGMIMVIYLLTALFLGGFGNYLIPLMVGARDMVFPYVNMLSYWFYLLSVLVLLASFFVPGGPTGAGWTLYPPQAITAGSPGTEWGIVLMLVSLAIFIVAATMGGLNYVTTVLQARTHGMTLMRMPLSVWGIFMASILALLAFPALFVSAVMMLFDKLLGTSFFMPAIVSLGQALDHEGGSPILFQHLFWFFGHPEVYIVALPAFGLVSDLISTHARKNIFGYRMMVWAIVAIGVLSFVVWAHHMYVSGMNPYFGFFFATTTLVIAVPTALKVYNWVLTLWRGDIHLTVPMLFALAFIVTFVVGGLTGLFLGNVIVDIPLSDTYFVVAHFHMVMGVAPILVVFGAIYHWYPKITGRLLNDHLGKLHFWITFLGTYAIYFPMHYLGFLGMPRRYYAYENYEFIPQSAQDLNAFITVAALTVGVAQLLFLFNLAWSLFKGKPAGANPWCATSLEWLTPDTPPVHGNWGAKLPVVHRWAYDYSVPGIEQDFVPQTVSAEELEHWRHRVAAPNPADAKP; this is encoded by the coding sequence ATGGCCTATGCAGAGCAAGCTGAATCAGCGCTGCTGCACGAGCCTAGAAGCTTCCTGACCCGTTACATCTGGAGCCAGGACCACAAGGTCATTGCCATCCAGTATTCGCTGACGGCCATCTTCGTCGGCCTCATCGCCCTGGTGCTGTCCGGCCTGATGCGCATGCAGATCGGCTTTCCCGGCAGCCTGGAGTTCATGGACGCCAGCGCCTATTACCAGGCCATGACCATGCACGGCATGATCATGGTCATCTACCTGCTCACCGCGCTGTTTCTCGGCGGTTTCGGCAACTACCTGATCCCGCTGATGGTCGGCGCCCGGGACATGGTCTTCCCCTACGTCAACATGCTCAGCTACTGGTTCTACCTGCTGTCGGTGCTGGTGCTGCTGGCCAGCTTCTTCGTCCCGGGCGGGCCCACCGGCGCCGGCTGGACCCTGTATCCGCCCCAGGCCATTACCGCGGGCTCGCCGGGCACCGAATGGGGCATCGTGCTGATGCTGGTGTCCCTGGCAATCTTCATCGTCGCCGCCACCATGGGCGGCCTGAACTACGTGACCACGGTGCTGCAGGCGCGCACCCACGGCATGACCCTGATGCGCATGCCGCTGTCGGTATGGGGCATCTTCATGGCCTCGATCCTGGCGCTGCTGGCTTTCCCGGCGCTGTTCGTCAGCGCGGTGATGATGCTGTTCGACAAGCTGCTGGGCACCAGTTTCTTCATGCCGGCGATCGTCTCCCTGGGGCAGGCGCTGGATCATGAGGGCGGCAGCCCGATCCTGTTCCAGCACCTGTTCTGGTTCTTCGGCCACCCGGAGGTCTACATAGTCGCGCTGCCGGCCTTCGGCCTGGTCTCCGACCTGATCAGCACCCATGCGCGCAAGAACATCTTCGGCTACCGCATGATGGTCTGGGCCATCGTGGCGATCGGCGTGCTCAGTTTCGTGGTCTGGGCGCACCACATGTATGTCAGCGGCATGAACCCGTACTTCGGCTTCTTCTTCGCCACCACCACCCTGGTGATCGCGGTGCCGACCGCGCTCAAGGTCTACAACTGGGTGCTGACGTTGTGGCGCGGCGACATCCACCTGACCGTACCGATGCTGTTCGCCCTGGCCTTCATCGTCACCTTCGTGGTGGGCGGCCTGACCGGCTTGTTCCTGGGCAACGTGATCGTCGACATCCCGCTCTCGGACACCTATTTCGTCGTCGCCCACTTCCACATGGTCATGGGCGTGGCGCCCATCCTGGTGGTGTTCGGCGCCATCTATCACTGGTATCCCAAGATCACCGGGCGCCTGCTCAACGACCACCTGGGCAAGCTGCATTTCTGGATCACCTTCCTCGGCACCTACGCCATCTACTTTCCCATGCACTACCTGGGGTTTCTGGGCATGCCGCGGCGCTACTACGCCTACGAGAACTACGAGTTCATTCCGCAGTCGGCCCAGGACCTGAACGCCTTCATCACGGTGGCGGCGCTGACCGTCGGGGTGGCCCAGCTGCTGTTTCTGTTCAACCTGGCCTGGAGCCTGTTCAAGGGCAAGCCGGCCGGGGCCAATCCCTGGTGCGCCACCAGCCTGGAATGGCTGACCCCCGATACCCCGCCGGTGCACGGCAACTGGGGCGCCAAGCTGCCGGTGGTGCACCGCTGGGCCTATGACTACAGCGTGCCCGGCATCGAGCAGGATTTCGTGCCGCAAACCGTGTCGGCCGAGGAGCTGGAGCACTGGCGTCATCGGGTCGCCGCCCCCAACCCCGCGGATGCCAAACCATGA
- a CDS encoding cytochrome c oxidase subunit II, whose product MAIAIILILIVVASVLFHLLSPWHLTPAASNWGSIDATLLLTLIITGIFFVAVTLFMAVAIIRFRHREGRRAAYEPENKKLEWWLIGVTSVGIVGMLAPGLVVYDDFVRVPKDAYELEVVAQQWQWAFRFAGADGQLGKSDVGFIDAGNPLGVDASDPAGQDDVLIKSNEIRLPLGRPVKVLLRSKDVLHNFYIPQIRSKMDMVPGMVSYFWFTPTRTGRFEVLCAEYCGVGHYNMRGFLHVEPEAAFEQWLATQPTFAQTLAAAAKPGPDDLLEKGRQLAQSHGCQACHSLDGSASLGPSWKGLYGRRATLADGSSVLADEAYLKESIREPKAKLVQGYPPVMVAYAFSEDELDALLALIKSLSDAPEAETGAGATDPLLKGQQLAESLGCLACHSVDGSPRVGPSWLGLFGRQTTLADGTQVRVDEAYLKASILNPNSQVVKGYAPMMPAYAPSDDELQALIALIKSKADSNADAGKVKAQD is encoded by the coding sequence ATGGCAATTGCAATTATCTTGATTCTAATCGTCGTCGCGTCGGTCCTGTTTCATCTGCTCAGCCCCTGGCACCTGACCCCGGCCGCCTCCAACTGGGGCTCGATAGACGCTACGCTGCTGCTCACCCTGATCATCACCGGCATCTTCTTCGTCGCCGTCACCCTGTTCATGGCGGTGGCGATCATCCGCTTCCGTCACCGCGAAGGTCGGCGGGCGGCCTACGAGCCGGAAAACAAGAAGCTCGAGTGGTGGTTGATCGGCGTCACCAGCGTCGGCATCGTCGGCATGCTGGCGCCGGGCCTGGTGGTCTACGACGACTTCGTGCGGGTGCCGAAGGACGCCTACGAACTGGAAGTGGTCGCCCAGCAGTGGCAGTGGGCGTTTCGTTTTGCCGGCGCCGATGGCCAGTTGGGCAAGTCGGATGTCGGATTTATCGATGCCGGCAATCCCCTGGGCGTCGATGCCAGTGACCCGGCCGGTCAGGACGATGTGCTGATCAAGAGCAACGAGATACGCCTGCCCCTAGGCCGCCCGGTGAAAGTGCTGCTGCGCTCCAAGGATGTGCTGCACAATTTCTATATCCCGCAGATCCGCAGCAAGATGGACATGGTCCCGGGCATGGTGTCGTACTTCTGGTTTACCCCGACCCGGACCGGCAGATTCGAAGTGCTGTGCGCCGAATACTGCGGCGTCGGCCACTACAACATGCGCGGTTTCCTGCATGTCGAGCCGGAGGCCGCGTTCGAGCAATGGCTCGCGACCCAGCCGACCTTCGCCCAAACCCTGGCCGCGGCCGCCAAACCCGGTCCGGACGACTTGCTGGAAAAGGGCCGTCAGCTCGCCCAAAGCCACGGCTGCCAGGCCTGTCATAGCCTGGATGGCAGCGCCAGCCTCGGCCCCAGCTGGAAGGGTTTGTACGGTCGCCGGGCAACGTTGGCCGATGGCAGCAGCGTGCTGGCCGATGAGGCTTACCTGAAGGAGTCGATCCGCGAGCCCAAGGCCAAGCTGGTCCAGGGCTATCCGCCGGTGATGGTGGCCTATGCGTTCAGCGAGGACGAGCTGGATGCCTTGCTGGCGTTGATCAAGTCGCTGAGCGACGCGCCCGAGGCGGAGACCGGCGCCGGTGCGACCGATCCGCTGCTCAAGGGACAGCAGCTGGCCGAATCCCTCGGCTGCCTTGCCTGCCACAGCGTCGACGGCAGCCCGCGGGTCGGCCCGAGTTGGCTGGGCCTGTTCGGCCGTCAGACAACCCTGGCCGACGGCACCCAGGTGCGGGTCGATGAGGCCTACCTAAAAGCATCTATCCTTAATCCCAACAGCCAGGTCGTGAAGGGCTACGCGCCGATGATGCCGGCTTACGCCCCGAGCGACGACGAGCTGCAGGCGCTGATCGCGCTGATCAAATCCAAGGCAGACAGCAACGCTGACGCCGGCAAGGTGAAGGCGCAGGACTAG
- a CDS encoding CaiB/BaiF CoA transferase family protein, which translates to MNGPLSSLKILDFSTLLPGPFASLLLADMGAEVLRVESPSRQDLVRVLPPHDAGVSASHAYLNRNKRCIALDLKRAEAVALVKQLVGEYDIVLEQFRPGVMDKLGVGYEALKAVNPRLIYVSITGYGQTGPYRDRAGHDINYLALAGLASYTGRRESGPLPLGVQLADIAGGSLHGVMGLLAAVIQRQVSGQGQQVDVSMTDCAFSLHGMAGAGYLAAGVEPGMESQALNGGSFYDYYRTRDGRWLSVGSLEPQFMQQFCAVIGRPELAGRGLSADPAQQSALKREIEIEIEKRDFAEWNRLFASVDACVEPMLSLAEALEHPQLKARQLVTEVPRDEAAAQRQLACPIKFSAGLPAPRHIGAALGAHTEQVLAELGYSPEQIAELRASKVVA; encoded by the coding sequence ATGAACGGCCCGCTGTCCTCCCTGAAGATTCTCGACTTTTCCACCCTGCTGCCGGGGCCGTTCGCCTCCCTGCTGCTCGCCGACATGGGCGCCGAGGTACTGCGCGTCGAGTCGCCCAGTCGCCAGGACCTGGTGCGCGTGCTGCCGCCCCACGATGCTGGCGTCTCGGCCAGCCATGCCTACCTCAACCGCAACAAGCGCTGCATCGCCCTGGACCTCAAGCGCGCCGAGGCGGTGGCGCTGGTCAAGCAGCTGGTGGGCGAGTACGACATCGTCCTGGAGCAGTTCCGCCCCGGGGTGATGGACAAGCTGGGTGTTGGCTACGAAGCGCTCAAGGCAGTCAACCCGCGGCTGATCTACGTGTCGATCACCGGTTACGGCCAGACCGGTCCCTACAGGGATCGCGCCGGCCACGACATCAACTACCTGGCCCTGGCCGGCCTCGCCAGCTACACCGGCCGGCGTGAGAGCGGACCGCTGCCCCTGGGCGTGCAGCTGGCCGATATCGCCGGCGGCTCCCTGCACGGGGTGATGGGCCTGCTGGCGGCAGTGATCCAGCGCCAGGTCAGCGGGCAAGGGCAGCAGGTGGACGTGAGCATGACCGACTGCGCCTTCAGCCTGCACGGCATGGCCGGGGCAGGCTACCTGGCCGCCGGCGTCGAGCCGGGCATGGAGAGCCAGGCGCTCAATGGCGGCAGTTTCTACGACTACTACCGCACCCGCGACGGCCGCTGGTTGTCGGTCGGCAGCCTGGAGCCGCAGTTCATGCAGCAGTTCTGTGCCGTCATCGGCCGTCCGGAACTGGCCGGGCGCGGGCTTTCGGCCGATCCCGCCCAGCAGAGCGCGCTAAAGCGCGAGATCGAGATCGAGATCGAAAAGCGCGACTTCGCCGAGTGGAACCGGCTGTTCGCCTCGGTGGACGCCTGCGTCGAGCCCATGCTGAGCCTGGCCGAGGCCCTCGAGCATCCCCAGCTCAAGGCCCGCCAGCTGGTCACCGAGGTGCCGCGCGACGAGGCGGCCGCACAGCGGCAGCTCGCCTGCCCGATCAAGTTCTCCGCCGGCTTGCCCGCACCCCGGCACATCGGCGCGGCGCTCGGCGCGCACACCGAGCAGGTGCTGGCCGAACTGGGCTACTCGCCCGAGCAGATCGCCGAACTCAGGGCCAGCAAGGTCGTCGCCTGA
- a CDS encoding AraC family transcriptional regulator: MRERTIASHFVRAALRGGERQGLDCAPLLRQAGIQAALLDEPRARIAPEQFTHLLQLLWTSLDDEYLGLGRLRSRRGTFAMMCHAIIHSRTLDKALARGALFYGLFPEAPGIRLSREGDWVRLSVEDARLWDPDHFLVESLLVIWHRLASWLIGQRIRLEQTSFRYAEPSHASEYALLFPGHRCFCADSSSLLFHARYLAMPLLQDERTLKQFLQHSPADLLARPDSGDSLSGQIRRLLGRDCRHWPDLDGVARQLHMSPPTLRRHLREEGSSFQELKDQLRRDLAIFQLGRDELSIQVIAEQLGFSEPSAFHRAFKKWTGLTPGAYRAQEH; encoded by the coding sequence ATGCGCGAACGCACCATTGCCAGCCATTTCGTCCGCGCCGCCCTGCGCGGCGGCGAGCGCCAGGGTCTGGACTGTGCACCGCTGTTGCGCCAGGCCGGCATCCAGGCGGCGCTGCTCGACGAGCCACGGGCGCGCATCGCCCCCGAGCAATTCACCCACCTGTTGCAGCTGCTCTGGACGAGTCTCGACGACGAATACCTGGGTTTGGGCCGCTTGCGCAGCAGACGCGGCACCTTCGCCATGATGTGCCACGCGATCATCCACAGCCGCACCCTGGACAAGGCCCTGGCGCGCGGCGCCTTGTTCTACGGCCTGTTTCCCGAGGCGCCGGGCATTCGCCTGAGCCGCGAGGGCGACTGGGTGCGCCTGAGCGTCGAGGATGCGCGCCTGTGGGACCCGGATCACTTTCTGGTGGAGAGCCTGCTGGTGATCTGGCACCGCCTCGCCAGCTGGCTGATCGGCCAGCGCATCCGCCTGGAGCAAACCAGCTTCCGCTATGCCGAACCGTCCCATGCCAGCGAATATGCGCTGCTGTTCCCCGGTCACCGCTGCTTCTGCGCCGACAGCAGCAGCCTGCTGTTCCATGCCCGCTATCTGGCGATGCCGCTGCTGCAGGACGAGCGCACGCTCAAGCAGTTTCTCCAGCACTCGCCGGCCGACCTGCTGGCCCGGCCCGACAGTGGTGACAGCCTGAGCGGCCAGATCCGCCGCCTGCTCGGCCGCGACTGCCGGCATTGGCCGGACCTGGACGGCGTCGCCCGCCAACTGCACATGAGCCCGCCGACCCTGCGCCGCCACCTGCGCGAGGAAGGCTCGAGTTTCCAGGAATTGAAAGACCAGCTACGCCGCGACCTGGCGATCTTCCAGCTGGGCCGCGACGAGCTGTCGATCCAGGTGATCGCCGAGCAGCTCGGCTTCTCCGAGCCCTCGGCCTTCCACCGCGCGTTCAAGAAGTGGACCGGCCTGACCCCGGGCGCCTACCGCGCCCAGGAACACTAG
- a CDS encoding MFS transporter: MSSSPVSAHLQRGTGAYRRATLALFCAGFATFAMLYCVQPLLPQLAAEFAVSAATSSLALSLATLSLALCLLVSGALAESWGRKPVMAAALALASVLGLGCALVETWDYLLVLRALLGLALSGLPALAMAYVGEEFDPQALPAAMGLYIGGTALGGLLGRLLAGVLSDLGGWHLALGGIAGLGLLALALFLWLLPPSRHFQAQPLSLRGLLGNFATHLRNPELRSLFLLAFLLMGGFVALFNYIGFRLAAAPFNLSPSAIGLLFSVYLLGIFSAGWAGRLVPRLGARQVLQGGIGIMLVGVGLCATPWLAAVVGGLALFTLGFFAAHAVASGQVGQRAQGAKAQASALYLCAYYLGSSLVGYVGGYVWQHAGWLPLLAVLASLFLLATWRAGRL; encoded by the coding sequence ATGTCTTCCTCTCCTGTCAGCGCGCACCTTCAGCGCGGTACCGGCGCCTATCGGCGCGCCACCCTGGCGCTGTTCTGCGCCGGGTTCGCCACCTTCGCCATGCTCTATTGCGTGCAGCCGTTGCTGCCGCAACTGGCCGCCGAATTCGCGGTGTCGGCCGCGACCAGCAGCCTGGCCCTGTCCCTGGCGACCCTCAGCCTGGCACTGTGCCTGCTGGTTTCCGGCGCCCTGGCCGAGAGCTGGGGGCGCAAGCCGGTGATGGCCGCGGCCCTGGCGCTGGCCAGCGTGCTGGGGCTCGGCTGCGCCCTGGTCGAAACCTGGGATTACCTGCTGGTCCTGCGGGCGCTGCTCGGCCTGGCCCTGAGCGGGTTGCCGGCTCTGGCCATGGCCTATGTCGGCGAGGAGTTCGACCCGCAGGCGCTGCCGGCGGCGATGGGCCTGTATATCGGCGGCACGGCGCTGGGCGGCCTGCTCGGGCGGCTGCTCGCCGGCGTGCTCAGCGACCTGGGCGGCTGGCACCTGGCCCTCGGCGGCATCGCCGGGCTGGGACTGCTGGCCCTGGCCCTGTTTCTCTGGCTGCTGCCGCCCTCCCGGCATTTCCAGGCGCAGCCGCTGTCCTTGCGCGGTCTGCTCGGCAACTTCGCCACGCATCTGCGCAACCCGGAACTGCGCAGCCTGTTCCTGCTGGCGTTCCTGCTGATGGGCGGTTTCGTCGCGCTGTTCAACTACATCGGCTTTCGCCTGGCAGCGGCACCGTTCAACCTGTCGCCGAGCGCCATCGGCCTGCTGTTCAGCGTCTACCTGCTGGGGATCTTCAGCGCCGGCTGGGCCGGGCGCCTGGTGCCGCGCCTCGGCGCGCGCCAGGTGCTGCAGGGGGGCATCGGCATCATGCTGGTCGGCGTGGGGCTCTGCGCCACACCCTGGCTGGCGGCAGTGGTGGGCGGCCTGGCGCTGTTCACCCTGGGCTTCTTCGCCGCCCACGCGGTGGCCAGCGGCCAGGTCGGTCAGCGTGCCCAGGGCGCCAAGGCTCAGGCGTCGGCGCTGTACCTGTGCGCCTACTACCTGGGCTCCAGCCTGGTCGGTTATGTCGGCGGCTATGTGTGGCAACACGCCGGCTGGCTGCCCTTGCTGGCGGTGCTGGCCAGCCTGTTCCTGCTGGCCACCTGGCGCGCAGGGCGGCTGTAG
- a CDS encoding DMT family transporter: protein METSVFLAVMAAAALHACWNALLKIGLDRFLTACLIQIAAGAVALCTLPFVAFPQASAWPWIALSALLHIGYNSFLARAYQHGDLGQVYPISRGSSPLIVALLSVTLLGDHLPAGQWLGLLALVTGIWLMALRGGHLATRFNAPMLSSALLTACFIAGYTLSDAVGARNNQNALSYSMWLFSVSGLVMAVVLAASRGPRVFLRLGPHWKGGLIGGALSLAAYSIVIWAMTQAPVALVSALRESSVLFALLIGSLWLKESLAPIRLLACGLILIGMLVMKLA from the coding sequence TTGGAAACCTCCGTATTTCTCGCCGTGATGGCCGCCGCCGCGCTGCATGCGTGCTGGAACGCCCTGCTCAAGATCGGTCTGGACCGCTTTCTCACCGCCTGCCTGATCCAGATCGCCGCCGGCGCGGTGGCACTCTGCACCCTGCCCTTCGTGGCCTTTCCCCAGGCATCGGCCTGGCCGTGGATCGCCCTCTCGGCCCTGCTGCACATCGGCTACAACAGCTTTCTCGCGCGCGCCTACCAGCACGGCGACCTCGGCCAGGTCTACCCGATCTCTCGCGGCAGTTCGCCGCTGATCGTCGCCCTGCTGTCGGTCACCCTGCTCGGCGACCACCTGCCCGCGGGCCAGTGGCTCGGGCTGCTGGCCCTGGTCACGGGCATCTGGCTGATGGCCCTGCGCGGCGGCCACCTCGCGACGCGCTTCAATGCGCCTATGCTGTCCAGCGCATTGCTGACCGCCTGCTTCATCGCCGGCTACACGCTGTCCGACGCGGTCGGCGCGCGCAACAACCAGAATGCGCTGTCCTACTCGATGTGGCTGTTCAGCGTCAGCGGCCTGGTCATGGCCGTGGTGCTCGCGGCGAGCCGCGGGCCGCGGGTATTCCTGCGACTCGGGCCACACTGGAAAGGGGGGCTGATCGGCGGCGCGCTATCGCTGGCGGCCTACAGCATCGTCATCTGGGCCATGACCCAGGCGCCGGTGGCGCTGGTGTCGGCGCTGCGCGAATCCAGCGTGCTGTTCGCCCTGCTGATCGGCAGCCTGTGGCTCAAGGAAAGCTTGGCGCCGATCCGCCTGCTGGCGTGCGGCCTGATCCTGATCGGCATGCTGGTGATGAAACTGGCCTGA